In the genome of Segatella copri, one region contains:
- a CDS encoding DUF6769 family protein, producing the protein MNKRTLYIFSLWIATITVLLSTVVSHHHHMDRICMVQEECQEDGNINDEHTGHHDQDSNTDRGNCRVHQMHHFVTNAKVVKGIRKLLVDESHQFVVLSCSSLLILPRRSLISVRWQHVAASPLAEELSAGYSRRGPPSIL; encoded by the coding sequence ATGAACAAGAGAACCTTATACATATTCAGTCTTTGGATTGCCACCATCACGGTGTTGCTATCCACGGTGGTGAGCCATCATCACCACATGGACCGTATCTGTATGGTTCAGGAAGAATGCCAGGAAGATGGCAACATCAACGATGAGCATACTGGGCATCATGACCAGGATTCGAATACCGACCGTGGCAACTGCCGTGTGCATCAGATGCACCACTTTGTCACCAATGCCAAGGTAGTGAAGGGCATCCGCAAGTTGCTGGTAGATGAGAGCCATCAGTTTGTAGTCCTGTCTTGTTCTTCTCTTTTAATCCTCCCTCGTCGCTCACTCATTTCTGTGAGATGGCAGCATGTGGCAGCTTCTCCTCTTGCAGAGGAACTGTCGGCTGGCTATAGCAGGCGGGGACCTCCTTCTATTTTATGA
- a CDS encoding HU family DNA-binding protein produces the protein MNNKDYIAELAQQTGYSQDDTQKMVRKVIDAMIAEFEDGEIVSIPNFGTFEVKKRLERVVVNPTTRKRQLVPPKLVLGFRPVAAVKEKLKNGGEAYE, from the coding sequence ATGAACAATAAGGACTATATAGCAGAACTGGCTCAGCAGACGGGTTATTCGCAAGACGACACCCAGAAGATGGTGCGCAAGGTGATAGACGCCATGATTGCTGAATTTGAGGACGGGGAAATTGTCTCCATCCCCAACTTTGGTACGTTCGAGGTGAAGAAGCGCCTAGAGCGCGTGGTGGTGAATCCTACCACCAGGAAGCGACAGCTGGTTCCGCCTAAACTGGTGCTCGGCTTTCGTCCTGTTGCTGCCGTTAAGGAAAAGCTAAAGAATGGAGGAGAAGCTTATGAGTAA
- the ftsY gene encoding signal recognition particle-docking protein FtsY, with amino-acid sequence MGLFGLFSNKKKETLDKGLEKTKESVFSKLARAVAGKSTVDDDVLDDLEEVLITSDVGVETTVKIIHRIEERVARDKYVSTSELDRILREEIASLLEENHSDDNENWDLPSDHKPYVILVVGVNGVGKTTTIGKLAYQFKKAGKKVYLGAADTFRAAAVEQISIWGDRVGVPVVKQQMGSDPASVAFDTLQSAKANGADVVLIDTAGRLHNKVNLMNELKKIKEVMKKVMPEAPDEVMLVLDGSTGQNAFEQAKQFAAVTNITSLAITKLDGTAKGGVVIGISDQLKVPVKYIGLGEGMEDMQLFNKKEFVDSLFKKSK; translated from the coding sequence ATGGGATTATTCGGATTATTCAGCAACAAAAAGAAAGAAACTCTCGATAAAGGACTTGAAAAAACCAAGGAGAGTGTGTTTAGCAAATTAGCTCGTGCGGTGGCTGGTAAGTCAACCGTAGATGACGATGTGCTCGACGACCTCGAAGAGGTGCTCATCACATCGGATGTGGGCGTAGAGACTACGGTGAAGATCATTCATCGCATCGAGGAGCGCGTGGCTCGCGACAAGTATGTTTCTACCTCAGAGCTCGACAGAATCTTAAGAGAGGAAATCGCCAGTCTCCTGGAAGAGAACCATAGCGATGACAATGAGAATTGGGACTTGCCTTCTGACCACAAGCCATACGTTATCCTGGTGGTGGGTGTAAATGGAGTAGGCAAGACTACTACCATCGGTAAGCTTGCCTACCAGTTTAAGAAGGCTGGCAAGAAGGTTTATCTGGGTGCTGCCGATACCTTCCGTGCCGCAGCGGTGGAGCAGATTTCCATCTGGGGCGACCGTGTGGGGGTACCGGTGGTGAAGCAGCAGATGGGTTCCGACCCTGCAAGCGTGGCTTTCGACACCCTGCAGAGTGCCAAGGCAAATGGTGCCGATGTGGTGCTCATCGATACTGCAGGAAGATTGCATAACAAGGTGAACCTGATGAACGAGCTGAAGAAGATTAAGGAGGTGATGAAGAAGGTGATGCCTGAGGCACCAGACGAGGTAATGCTCGTATTGGATGGCAGTACGGGTCAGAACGCCTTCGAGCAGGCCAAGCAGTTTGCTGCCGTTACCAATATCACTTCTCTTGCCATCACCAAGCTTGACGGCACAGCCAAGGGCGGCGTGGTCATCGGAATCTCCGACCAGCTCAAGGTGCCGGTGAAATACATCGGATTGGGTGAGGGCATGGAAGACATGCAGCTCTTCAACAAGAAGGAATTCGTGGATTCCCTGTTCAAGAAATCAAAGTAG
- a CDS encoding RpiB/LacA/LacB family sugar-phosphate isomerase codes for MEVKTVGIACDHAGFPLKQFVLEYLEKKGYPVKDYGTYSDASVDYPDFGHALGEGIESGEVYPGIGICGSGEGIAMTLNKHQGVRAGLAWCKEIAHLVRQHNDANVLVLPGRFIDNKTAEAILDEFFTTTFEGGRHERRVKKIPVQQ; via the coding sequence ATGGAAGTAAAGACAGTTGGTATTGCATGTGACCATGCAGGTTTTCCATTGAAGCAGTTCGTATTGGAATATTTGGAGAAGAAGGGTTATCCTGTAAAGGATTACGGTACATACAGCGATGCAAGCGTTGACTATCCAGACTTCGGTCATGCTCTTGGCGAAGGCATTGAGAGCGGCGAGGTTTATCCAGGTATCGGCATTTGCGGAAGCGGCGAAGGTATCGCCATGACATTGAACAAGCATCAGGGTGTACGTGCCGGTTTGGCATGGTGCAAGGAGATTGCTCATCTCGTTCGTCAGCACAACGATGCCAACGTATTGGTACTTCCTGGCCGTTTCATTGACAATAAGACTGCCGAGGCTATCCTCGACGAGTTCTTTACCACTACTTTCGAGGGTGGTCGTCATGAACGTCGCGTTAAGAAGATTCCTGTTCAGCAGTAA
- a CDS encoding efflux RND transporter periplasmic adaptor subunit encodes MKRIILIVAVTAIAWAGFAFFAKQTGSEAHAHEEHEHEEVDFDHIPLTAKQVSTVDLKMGEAVERAMDATIDAKGSLVLRAQAMGDVASLMGGIVKSISVKEGQFVHKGQVVATVENTDVVSLQREYYSAAKECELARIDMERQKLLAHNGAGIKRTLQQAQKDYHVAHANMLGIGRQLAQMGISTAAVAKGKFTTAFPLRAPISGIVSEMTASLGSYADMQTPLMKIRNTQAVECDLNVFEKDLAKIKVGNRVTLNLTNQPGVKLSGTVYGMNQYFNDNTKAVAVHVKLDAASVKSYLHSSSGNTHGGKLFAGMYVSGKIATGSQQCLALPSQAIVSSDGKQYVFALNGAPSKGNYSFSRHEVTTGASDGKYTEVKLCDHLLKGKDGAAGKKIVTENAYYLASLTGEHGEHAH; translated from the coding sequence ATGAAAAGAATTATTTTAATAGTCGCCGTTACGGCGATTGCCTGGGCTGGCTTCGCTTTCTTTGCGAAACAGACCGGTTCAGAGGCTCATGCACACGAGGAACATGAGCACGAAGAAGTAGATTTTGATCATATTCCGTTGACAGCCAAGCAGGTCAGCACCGTAGATTTGAAGATGGGTGAGGCTGTGGAGCGCGCGATGGATGCTACCATTGATGCGAAGGGTTCGCTCGTGCTGCGTGCACAGGCAATGGGCGATGTGGCTTCGCTCATGGGAGGCATCGTGAAAAGCATTTCCGTAAAGGAAGGACAGTTTGTACACAAGGGTCAGGTGGTTGCCACTGTTGAGAATACCGATGTGGTGAGTCTGCAGCGTGAGTACTATTCGGCTGCCAAGGAGTGTGAACTTGCCCGAATTGATATGGAGCGTCAGAAGCTGCTTGCTCATAATGGAGCCGGCATCAAGCGCACCCTGCAGCAGGCTCAGAAAGATTACCATGTGGCTCATGCCAACATGTTGGGCATCGGTCGCCAGTTGGCACAGATGGGCATTTCTACTGCCGCTGTAGCCAAAGGCAAGTTTACCACAGCATTCCCGCTGCGTGCACCTATCTCCGGCATCGTGAGCGAGATGACTGCCAGTTTGGGCAGTTATGCTGATATGCAGACTCCTCTGATGAAGATTAGAAACACCCAGGCGGTGGAATGCGACCTCAACGTCTTCGAGAAGGATTTGGCGAAGATCAAGGTGGGCAATCGTGTGACCCTGAACCTGACCAATCAGCCTGGCGTAAAACTTTCAGGAACCGTTTATGGCATGAACCAATACTTTAACGATAACACGAAAGCCGTTGCTGTTCACGTAAAATTGGATGCTGCAAGTGTGAAGAGTTATCTGCATTCTTCATCTGGCAACACCCATGGCGGAAAGCTTTTCGCAGGTATGTATGTAAGCGGAAAGATAGCTACAGGCAGCCAGCAGTGCCTCGCTTTGCCATCCCAGGCTATCGTGAGCAGCGATGGAAAGCAGTATGTCTTCGCTCTCAATGGAGCTCCCAGCAAGGGTAACTACAGCTTCTCCCGCCACGAGGTAACCACAGGTGCTTCGGATGGTAAATATACAGAGGTGAAGCTATGCGACCATCTACTCAAAGGCAAGGATGGGGCTGCCGGCAAGAAAATAGTAACCGAGAATGCTTATTATCTGGCTTCGCTTACAGGCGAACATGGTGAGCATGCGCATTAA
- a CDS encoding TolC family protein, giving the protein MKKFFKKNHIWLASWMLLMPLATDAHLSVKKEEAHLSASDASRFDASIPGQKMTLQQCFELADKQNIALQTGRKAIEKAQVMQATAWDLDKTEIAFSQNPASSGDTDNGLTFSQSIEFPMVYTARRNQLKAETQAEKSRLNVTSQQLRLEIASAYYAMLYQTHRLQILQQQDSIIQHYCDVAGKRYRAGEARQLEFLSADRMRNDNRLEMTKMKNEAENLQTALMALLNTTTPVVPDGNLLISQRSPVNAAFNYQQTADAQYQKDLITALDKEVKCAKTGYAPSLSLALRSQLLIDSWDPYHINRQRFTEGNFFGFEVTVGVPIFFGATKAKVKAAQKDREMAQMAMQQEQREKERDYKQGYNRLQNASQRMEYYSGENMAKAKDIERLSTLEYENGEISYVEYTSALQEAIDMRLKQAEVINEYNEAVLALMALNNSL; this is encoded by the coding sequence ATGAAGAAGTTTTTTAAGAAGAATCATATATGGCTTGCATCCTGGATGCTGCTGATGCCTTTGGCGACGGATGCACATCTTTCAGTAAAGAAGGAAGAAGCACATCTTTCTGCCTCGGATGCATCACGCTTTGATGCAAGTATTCCGGGTCAGAAGATGACCTTGCAGCAGTGTTTCGAACTGGCTGATAAGCAGAACATCGCCTTGCAGACCGGCAGAAAAGCCATAGAAAAGGCTCAGGTGATGCAGGCAACGGCATGGGATCTGGACAAGACGGAAATCGCCTTCTCGCAGAACCCGGCTTCCAGCGGTGATACCGATAATGGACTCACCTTCTCGCAGAGCATCGAGTTTCCTATGGTCTATACAGCCCGTCGCAATCAGTTGAAGGCAGAGACCCAGGCAGAGAAAAGCCGGTTGAACGTCACCTCCCAGCAGCTCAGACTCGAAATCGCCAGTGCCTACTATGCGATGCTCTATCAGACCCATCGCCTTCAGATTCTGCAGCAGCAGGATTCCATCATCCAGCACTATTGCGATGTTGCCGGAAAGAGATACAGGGCAGGCGAGGCGAGACAGCTGGAGTTCCTCTCTGCCGACCGCATGAGGAACGACAACCGCCTGGAGATGACGAAGATGAAGAATGAGGCAGAGAATCTGCAGACTGCCCTGATGGCTCTGCTCAACACCACTACGCCTGTGGTGCCTGATGGGAATCTTCTCATCTCGCAACGTTCGCCAGTGAATGCAGCCTTCAACTATCAGCAGACTGCCGATGCGCAATATCAGAAAGACCTCATCACAGCACTCGACAAAGAAGTGAAGTGTGCCAAGACGGGCTATGCGCCATCGCTCTCGCTCGCCCTGCGTTCGCAGCTCCTCATCGATAGCTGGGACCCTTATCACATCAACCGCCAACGCTTCACCGAGGGCAATTTCTTCGGTTTCGAGGTAACCGTGGGCGTTCCTATCTTCTTCGGAGCCACCAAGGCGAAGGTGAAGGCCGCACAGAAAGACCGCGAGATGGCGCAGATGGCGATGCAGCAGGAGCAGCGCGAAAAGGAACGGGATTACAAACAGGGATATAACCGCCTGCAGAATGCCAGCCAGCGCATGGAGTATTACAGCGGCGAGAATATGGCGAAGGCGAAGGACATAGAACGTCTCAGCACCCTGGAGTATGAGAATGGTGAAATCAGTTATGTGGAATACACCAGTGCTTTGCAGGAGGCGATAGATATGCGGTTGAAGCAGGCTGAGGTCATCAACGAATATAATGAGGCAGTTCTTGCCTTAATGGCACTCAATAATAGCCTGTAA
- a CDS encoding HU family DNA-binding protein, with the protein MSKNSLTVLAQKLAEKTGISQQDAELFIRKMFDVANEGLQADKQVKMKWLGTFKVTSVKDRESVDVNTGERIVIEGRDKISFTPDTILKEIINKPFAQFETVVVNDGVEFDEIDRKFEAEELLAENRQMNEAEEIPEPLDGSEASDDTSEATDISEISDTSETSDVIDFLEETDTPSVSDEVVVIGESESHYETSPEIITETIVEKSVKEMKDEAGEQEEVQNELENQEELADLRESEPEPEPVSDSLSESEFEPDPESELEPEPTPELEAESKLKSASDSEPLVEAASTSDSETSENSESYDTFESTKKGVVIPRYLVVVACFIIVALIGGIGWFAFNYGKMAAQRDHLALQLDNFHQDNKAAKSTPASLSQEEILRKKAIEDSIRMVQASEAVKMAEADGKQVDKKDSLLAAKQQKDAEAKKQSVLNKQTEAKKLAEAKKHQTENATAHASAKYGQDVRVRTGAYRIVGVAEVVTAREGQTIEAISKRYFGPGMECYVEALNGSGKLKAGQKVKIPKLELKKKSSKTK; encoded by the coding sequence ATGAGTAAGAACAGTTTGACTGTATTGGCACAGAAGCTGGCTGAGAAAACAGGTATCAGTCAGCAGGATGCCGAGTTGTTCATCAGAAAAATGTTTGATGTAGCTAATGAAGGGCTCCAGGCTGACAAGCAGGTAAAGATGAAATGGCTTGGAACCTTCAAGGTTACTTCGGTGAAGGATCGGGAGAGCGTGGATGTCAACACTGGCGAACGCATCGTCATCGAGGGAAGAGATAAAATCTCCTTTACCCCGGATACGATTCTCAAGGAAATCATCAACAAGCCGTTTGCCCAGTTTGAGACGGTGGTGGTGAACGACGGGGTAGAGTTTGATGAAATCGACAGGAAGTTTGAGGCAGAAGAACTGCTGGCTGAGAACCGGCAGATGAATGAGGCAGAGGAGATTCCTGAACCTTTGGATGGTTCTGAAGCATCAGATGATACTTCTGAAGCAACTGATATTTCTGAAATATCTGATACTTCAGAAACTTCAGATGTGATTGATTTCCTGGAGGAAACAGACACTCCATCCGTAAGCGATGAAGTAGTTGTAATAGGCGAATCTGAATCTCACTATGAAACTTCTCCTGAAATCATAACAGAAACCATTGTAGAAAAGTCGGTTAAGGAAATGAAGGATGAGGCTGGTGAGCAGGAAGAAGTTCAGAATGAATTGGAAAATCAGGAAGAACTGGCAGATTTGAGAGAATCAGAACCTGAACCAGAGCCTGTATCTGATTCTTTATCTGAATCTGAGTTTGAACCAGATCCAGAGTCAGAGCTTGAACCTGAGCCTACACCTGAACTTGAAGCTGAGTCAAAGCTAAAATCAGCATCTGATTCTGAACCTTTAGTTGAAGCTGCTTCTACTTCAGATTCAGAAACATCAGAAAACTCAGAGTCTTACGATACTTTTGAATCCACCAAAAAGGGTGTAGTGATTCCTCGTTATCTGGTAGTAGTTGCTTGTTTCATCATCGTAGCTTTGATTGGCGGCATCGGTTGGTTTGCCTTTAATTATGGTAAGATGGCAGCGCAACGCGACCATCTAGCCCTTCAACTGGATAACTTCCATCAGGACAACAAGGCTGCTAAATCAACTCCGGCTTCTCTTTCGCAGGAAGAAATCTTGCGAAAGAAGGCGATAGAAGACAGCATCCGAATGGTGCAGGCAAGCGAAGCTGTGAAAATGGCTGAGGCTGATGGTAAGCAGGTAGATAAGAAGGACTCTCTTCTTGCTGCTAAGCAGCAGAAAGATGCTGAGGCTAAAAAACAGTCAGTACTAAATAAGCAGACTGAAGCCAAGAAGTTAGCAGAGGCAAAGAAGCATCAAACCGAAAATGCTACTGCTCACGCATCTGCCAAGTATGGCCAGGATGTCCGTGTCCGCACAGGTGCTTATCGCATCGTGGGTGTAGCCGAGGTGGTTACAGCCCGAGAGGGTCAGACCATAGAAGCTATCAGCAAGCGTTATTTCGGTCCGGGCATGGAGTGTTATGTTGAGGCTCTCAATGGTTCCGGCAAGTTGAAAGCTGGTCAGAAAGTAAAGATTCCGAAATTGGAATTGAAAAAGAAGTCAAGTAAAACAAAATAA
- a CDS encoding efflux RND transporter permease subunit, with protein MFQKLITYSIRHKLVIGVLSIALAIWGVWSLVHLPFDSTPDITDNQVQVITQAPSLGAQEVEQYVTTPVEMALANISRIQERRSISRSGLSVITLVFDDAADIYWARSQVSQVVEQLEKELPKNTETEMGPIATGLGEIYHYTIRAKEGYEHKYSLTQLRTMQDWIVRKQLSGTPGVAEVSGWGGYVKQYEVAINTDQLNASGVSVSEVFDALQRNNANTGGSYIEQNSNQYYIRGIGVVKNLEDVANITVKTVDGTPVKVGDVAKVQLGHATRFGAVTRNGEGEVVAGIAIMLKGENFQEVIKNVKERISQIQKSLPEGVVIEPFIDRTNLVDRVEGTIARNLIEGGLIVIFVLVIFLGNWRAGLVVASVIPLSMLFAFGMMKTFGIDGNLMSLGAIDFGMIVDSAVIIVEAVVTHINTGHFSQPEVRAAYLAQCQKEGNAVPFALTQKQMDEEVHFSASRIRQSAAFGEIIIMIVYIPLMTLVGIEGKMFRPMALTVFFAILGAFILSLTYVPMASSLLLSRKVHSRKTFSDKMIEKLQGWYRPILDWVLARNRDVITGAVALFCVSVVGFKYLGGEFIPSLEEGDFAVEMSMSQGTSLSQMVESCSKAEKLLKKEYPEIKQVVSRIGSAEIPTDPMPVERADIMIALKPKAEWTSAKTTPELMEKMEETLSAIPGLEAEISQPIQMRNNELLTGIKQDVAIKIFGDDLDVLTQQAGKVKKMIEGVPGVSGIFVEEVAGLPQIQVRYNHEKMAAYGISVDDISSILETTFAGAVAGSVYEGDRKFDIVLRMDPSQRNVEQLELLSIPLKDGTNIPLSQVADIDYSPAPAQVSHENGARRIYVGFNVKGRDVQSTVEDIQEILDEKLKLPEGYYYNYGGEFENLQSASRRLMVVIPIALVIILLLLYATVKNVKESLFVFSAIPLAAIGGVWALWLRGMPFSISAGVGFIALFGVAVLNGIVLIGQMNQMQKEQLRLPLVAGTDAGEMIHRRIIDSCMLRLRPVLMTALVASMGFLPMALSQGDGAEVQRPLATVVIGGLITSTLLTLLVLPAIYKTFTKR; from the coding sequence ATGTTTCAGAAACTTATTACTTATTCCATTCGCCATAAACTGGTGATTGGAGTACTTTCTATAGCCCTGGCGATATGGGGTGTATGGTCGCTGGTGCATCTTCCATTCGATTCCACTCCAGATATTACCGATAATCAGGTGCAGGTCATCACGCAGGCTCCTTCGCTGGGAGCCCAGGAGGTGGAGCAATACGTAACCACTCCTGTAGAGATGGCACTTGCCAATATCTCCCGCATCCAGGAACGCCGAAGCATTTCAAGAAGCGGACTCTCGGTTATTACGCTTGTCTTCGACGATGCCGCCGATATCTATTGGGCACGTTCGCAGGTGAGTCAGGTGGTGGAACAGTTGGAGAAAGAACTGCCTAAGAATACAGAAACCGAGATGGGACCTATCGCCACCGGATTGGGCGAAATCTACCACTATACCATTCGTGCCAAGGAGGGATACGAGCATAAATACTCGCTCACCCAGCTCAGAACCATGCAGGACTGGATTGTGCGTAAACAGCTTTCCGGAACCCCGGGTGTTGCCGAGGTAAGCGGTTGGGGCGGTTATGTCAAGCAGTATGAGGTGGCTATCAATACCGACCAGCTGAACGCCAGCGGGGTTTCCGTAAGCGAGGTGTTTGATGCCTTGCAGCGCAACAATGCCAATACGGGTGGCAGCTACATCGAGCAGAATTCCAATCAGTATTATATCCGAGGCATCGGTGTGGTGAAGAATTTGGAGGATGTTGCCAACATCACGGTGAAGACGGTGGATGGAACACCTGTTAAGGTGGGCGATGTGGCAAAGGTTCAGTTGGGCCATGCCACCCGTTTCGGTGCCGTTACCCGCAATGGTGAAGGCGAGGTGGTGGCAGGTATCGCCATCATGCTCAAGGGCGAGAACTTCCAGGAGGTAATCAAAAACGTGAAGGAGCGAATCAGTCAGATTCAGAAATCACTGCCCGAAGGCGTGGTCATCGAACCGTTTATCGACCGTACCAACCTGGTGGATAGAGTAGAGGGCACCATCGCCCGCAACCTCATCGAAGGTGGACTCATTGTTATCTTCGTGCTTGTCATCTTTCTGGGCAACTGGCGTGCAGGACTGGTGGTGGCGAGTGTCATTCCGCTCAGTATGCTCTTTGCCTTTGGCATGATGAAGACCTTCGGCATCGATGGCAATCTGATGTCATTGGGAGCCATCGACTTCGGTATGATTGTCGATTCCGCCGTCATCATCGTCGAGGCGGTGGTTACACATATTAATACAGGTCATTTCTCGCAGCCCGAGGTGCGTGCGGCCTATCTTGCCCAATGCCAGAAGGAAGGAAATGCGGTTCCTTTCGCCCTGACCCAGAAGCAGATGGACGAGGAGGTTCACTTCTCGGCTTCCCGCATCCGCCAGAGTGCAGCCTTCGGCGAAATCATCATCATGATTGTATACATTCCGCTGATGACCCTGGTGGGCATCGAGGGAAAGATGTTCCGTCCGATGGCGCTCACCGTGTTCTTCGCCATCCTCGGTGCCTTCATCCTGTCGCTCACCTATGTGCCGATGGCAAGTTCGCTCCTGTTGAGCCGTAAGGTGCACAGCAGGAAGACTTTCTCTGATAAGATGATAGAGAAGTTGCAGGGCTGGTATCGTCCTATCCTCGATTGGGTGCTTGCCCGTAACAGGGATGTCATCACGGGAGCCGTGGCTTTGTTCTGCGTCAGCGTGGTGGGCTTCAAGTATCTGGGAGGCGAGTTTATCCCGAGTCTGGAAGAAGGCGATTTCGCTGTGGAAATGAGTATGTCGCAGGGAACGTCGCTCTCGCAGATGGTGGAGAGCTGCAGCAAGGCTGAAAAACTGCTCAAGAAGGAATATCCTGAAATCAAGCAGGTGGTGAGCCGCATCGGAAGCGCCGAGATTCCTACCGACCCGATGCCTGTGGAACGTGCCGACATCATGATAGCCCTGAAACCGAAGGCAGAATGGACCTCTGCCAAGACGACTCCCGAACTGATGGAGAAGATGGAGGAAACCCTCAGCGCCATTCCTGGTCTGGAGGCAGAGATTTCCCAGCCTATCCAGATGCGCAACAACGAGTTGCTTACGGGTATCAAGCAGGATGTGGCTATCAAGATTTTCGGTGACGACCTCGATGTGCTTACCCAGCAGGCAGGAAAGGTGAAGAAGATGATAGAAGGCGTGCCGGGCGTGAGTGGCATCTTTGTAGAAGAAGTTGCCGGCTTGCCTCAAATCCAGGTAAGATACAACCACGAGAAGATGGCGGCTTACGGCATCAGCGTGGATGATATCAGCAGTATTCTGGAGACTACCTTTGCCGGTGCCGTGGCTGGTTCCGTCTACGAGGGCGACAGGAAATTTGATATCGTGCTTCGCATGGATCCTTCGCAGCGCAATGTAGAGCAGCTTGAACTGTTGAGTATTCCGCTGAAGGATGGCACGAATATTCCGCTTTCGCAAGTAGCGGATATCGATTATTCGCCTGCTCCGGCACAGGTGTCGCATGAGAATGGTGCCCGACGCATCTACGTGGGCTTCAATGTGAAGGGGCGTGATGTGCAAAGCACGGTGGAGGATATCCAGGAGATTCTCGACGAAAAGCTGAAACTCCCTGAAGGCTACTATTATAATTATGGTGGTGAGTTTGAGAATCTGCAGAGTGCCAGCCGCCGACTGATGGTGGTGATTCCGATAGCGCTGGTCATCATCCTGCTGCTGCTCTATGCCACGGTGAAGAATGTAAAAGAGTCGCTCTTCGTCTTCTCGGCGATTCCTCTGGCTGCCATCGGCGGTGTGTGGGCACTTTGGCTCCGCGGAATGCCTTTCAGTATTTCGGCAGGTGTGGGCTTCATCGCCCTCTTCGGTGTGGCGGTGCTCAACGGAATCGTGCTCATCGGTCAGATGAACCAGATGCAGAAGGAACAGCTCCGGTTGCCGTTAGTAGCGGGAACTGATGCGGGTGAGATGATTCATCGTCGCATCATCGATAGCTGCATGCTCCGTCTGCGTCCTGTCCTGATGACGGCTTTGGTGGCTTCCATGGGATTCCTCCCGATGGCGCTCTCGCAGGGCGATGGTGCCGAGGTGCAGCGACCACTTGCCACAGTGGTGATTGGCGGACTCATCACGAGTACCCTGCTCACCCTGCTGGTACTCCCTGCCATCTACAAGACATTTACCAAGCGTTAG
- the rimO gene encoding 30S ribosomal protein S12 methylthiotransferase RimO — MKKNQIDIITLGCSKNLVDSELLMKQFEANGYHCVHDSKRPQGEIAVINTCGFIEDAKQESIDTILEFIQAKEEGRLNKLYVMGCLSQRYQKELEAEMPEVDKFYGKFNYKELLKELGKAEVPACNERRYLTTPHHYAYIKISEGCDRRCAYCAIPLITGKHISRPKEDILNEVRELVADGVKEFQIIAQELTYYGMDIDGKHHITELISEMADIPGVKWIRLHYAYPNQFPLDLLDVMREKPNVCKYLDIALQHISDHMLTRMHRHVTKQETLDLLTVIRNRVPGIHIRTTLMVGFPGETEEDFHELLDFVREQRFERMGAFAYSEEEGTYSAKNYEDDVPADVKQRRLDELMILQQDISAEIEAGKVGLTMPVVIDRKEGDYYIGRTEFCSPEVDPEVLIKADQRLRVGSFYKVKMTSSEEFDLYGEVVR; from the coding sequence ATGAAAAAGAACCAGATAGATATCATAACTTTGGGCTGTTCGAAAAACCTGGTCGACAGCGAGCTGTTGATGAAGCAGTTTGAGGCGAACGGCTACCATTGTGTACACGATTCAAAGCGCCCTCAGGGCGAGATAGCCGTCATCAACACATGCGGCTTCATCGAGGATGCCAAGCAGGAAAGCATCGACACCATCCTCGAATTTATCCAGGCTAAGGAAGAGGGACGCCTGAACAAACTCTATGTGATGGGCTGCCTCTCGCAGCGTTATCAGAAGGAATTGGAGGCTGAGATGCCTGAGGTGGATAAGTTCTACGGCAAGTTCAACTACAAGGAACTGCTCAAGGAGCTGGGTAAGGCTGAAGTGCCTGCCTGCAACGAGCGCCGCTATCTTACCACTCCTCACCACTATGCATACATCAAGATTTCAGAGGGATGTGACCGCCGCTGCGCCTATTGTGCCATTCCGCTCATCACGGGCAAGCATATTTCCCGTCCTAAGGAAGACATCCTGAACGAGGTGCGCGAACTGGTGGCCGACGGCGTGAAGGAGTTCCAGATCATCGCTCAGGAACTTACCTACTACGGCATGGATATCGATGGCAAGCATCATATCACCGAACTCATCAGCGAGATGGCCGATATCCCTGGCGTTAAGTGGATTCGTTTGCATTACGCCTATCCAAACCAGTTCCCGCTCGATCTGCTCGATGTGATGCGCGAGAAACCAAACGTATGCAAGTATCTTGACATCGCCCTGCAGCACATCAGCGACCACATGCTCACTCGCATGCATCGCCACGTAACCAAGCAGGAGACGCTCGACCTGCTCACCGTCATCCGCAACCGCGTGCCGGGCATCCATATCCGCACCACGCTGATGGTAGGTTTCCCAGGCGAGACCGAGGAGGATTTCCACGAGTTGCTCGACTTCGTGCGTGAACAGCGTTTCGAGCGCATGGGTGCCTTCGCCTATTCTGAGGAGGAGGGAACCTATAGTGCCAAGAACTACGAGGATGATGTTCCTGCCGATGTGAAGCAGCGCCGTCTTGACGAACTGATGATTCTGCAGCAGGACATCAGTGCAGAGATTGAGGCAGGCAAGGTGGGACTCACGATGCCGGTGGTTATCGACCGCAAGGAAGGAGATTACTATATCGGCAGAACTGAGTTCTGTTCGCCAGAGGTTGACCCAGAGGTGCTTATCAAGGCAGACCAGCGCTTGCGTGTAGGCAGTTTCTACAAGGTAAAGATGACCAGCAGCGAGGAGTTCGACCTGTATGGCGAAGTAGTGAGATAG